The Cryptomeria japonica chromosome 2, Sugi_1.0, whole genome shotgun sequence region TTAGTTTATATTTGATTTTAGACCTCCTCTTGTGTTTATTTTTATATGCTCATTCTTTTGGAATTGTAATTTTCTCTTTTCTTATTTGTTTCTggtttttgtcttttggtctaTGCCTTTGTGTTTATTCCGTTATGTATTTATaatcatttttttattcttttagttttttatttttatcccattttctcttcttcttttttgttcTTTAGTGGTTTTGATTATGGTGCTgagctttccttttttcttttttgtggGTGGTTTATTCCTTGGAGTGTTTTAGGTCTCTCATCCTTCAGgtggtcttttccttttctctttcctctctccttgtttcccgtgccttcccccacccctctcctctttatattttgcctcaaatctgcaactcaacatctttcatgtcttgggaattcttatcatcctgatgatgaatcacggagtgtgattcgaaacgttgatggaaaaatatacacacaatcgaatccagaaaaaaatacactagaaatcaTTATTTATGTTCACATTGTATGGGACATGGGGCTGAATGAAGTGTAGAAGCAATGCATTGGTAGTATATAAAAGCACGGAATAACATAATCTTTATTGATTCAATCATATTCAACAAGATGATCTTACATTGCTGTATAGTAGGTTTTTATTCTCATACAAAACTTTCAAAATTTATCTACGAAGATAACTCCCAACAACTACCTatcaaattattaatattattttaattattaaagagaattaattatataaattaaaatgaattttaATGTAACACTTAGTTCtagatttattttattataaatgtcaaaaaaattattttcaaggtAATAaaaggtttaatttttttttttatattcactatcctggaatctggaggtgtcctcgcCAAAGGTTTAAATTTCATTTATATGAAATCTCGCAATCAATAAATTAATTGTGTTTCATTATAAGAATAGAATATTCTTTTAAGATGATGTAATGttgaagtgtgatatttttatctttttgtacTTGAATTCAAAATTTGCTTCAACAAATGCTTGTGTCTTTGTCCCCTAGATCATTCTTAGATGttgaataaatttttattatatatgaCACTCTAATGTGCAATTTGAAATAAGTTAAATTCTAATTAGCTCTTGATAACAAGAAAGAGAGGGAAACGTGAACCTAACTtaataaaattcaattttaaataattttgaattCAAAACTATAATCATAAAAACAAACCAAATTGATTTTATATCTGTTAGTCTAAACTAAAATGATGAATAAttgaatctaaaaattaaaaataatagtaataaagacAAATCTTAACAAAATTATTTATGAACTTCTATATAGAATACACTTTATTATATATTAAtcgaaacatttaaaaaaaattatcttgcAATAGAAATTTAAAGAGCACCCACTAAAACTATAAAATGTGTTAATAGATTGCAGTAAATCACGATTGGAAATCCTAATCATCCCGTAGCACTTAATATTTTCCACCAGAATGCCTTAAAATCCCTGCCAAACATTTCGAAAACAATTAGGATGTGTTGACTATGCTGGCCATTGAAAATTTAACCTGAAAATTTTAGGAACGATTTCTCTCCCATAACAGATTTGATCTTTCTCTATACTGCCACGTTTTTTGACCGGGTTTTGAACCCCCATGTCGTCAAAGAATTAGAATCGTATACTTTTCTTTTAAAAAGGTGTTGAAGGAGAAGCAATTGTTTATCCATCATTGAGCAGCTAGATATGCTAAAATAAAATTGAACTAATACTGAAAAGTACTTTCAGGTTATGCATACGCCAATGTTCAAATCAGCGACTCACAAAAAGAAGTAGCATTGTTGCTGTGTGTGGATGATTGGAATTATGAGGTTGTTTACTGGTTGTTTAACTCCTGGAGAAAAGACGATAGTATGGCCCTGCAAGATGTGATGGATGGCAGAATTCCATTCAGTTATCCCACCAAATTCAAAGAGATGAGCACCAAGGTTTGCTCTCTCGCCAGGAAGCTCGGAGATAAGGGACCTGTGAATGAAAAAGCGGGTAAAAGGAAACTTGTGGACAGTGACTCAGTGAAAGACGTGCTATCTGACATGATCAAAATTGTGGAGGAGGAGAACCTACCGCAATACTTTTTGGAATTTGGTATAGATggcaatgaaaatatttttgataattTCTTTCCAGAGTCGCTGGAGCCTGAGTGGCTTGACGATCTAGCTGAGGCTGGAGGTGCGGACTGGGATGACATTGCAGATGCGATCTGGAACTTTTTGTCTCAAAGTTTTGCAGAGTCGATGGTAAAGGTTTTTTCAACTACCATTCTTGCACATATATGTAAGAGAAATGATGAATATGATGTAAAAACAACGACCTCGAGAGAAGAGAATTTCATGTTTGCCTCTTCCATTCTCTTCAATCTCTCCTGGTTTCGAGAGGACATAATACACGCTCCACTCGCACACCGTTGCGGCCGAGACACGTGTGCTGCAAAGATGATAGAGCACGTAGCGTCGATCTGCGGGAGAGATGATCTTGCACGTTTGAAGCAGACACTGCAAAGCAACGCAATGTGGAAGTGCAACAACCAGATCGGAAATTATTATCTTCTAAACAAGCTTCTAATCACTGTAGCCGGTGGCCATGCTCCTAGCCGGTTGGAAAAGAAGGCAGAAAATGTTATATTGCTGTTAAAGAGTTTGTTAGACTGCGGAGCTCAGCTTGGATCGATGTATTTAATAGACCGGTCATTGACAGTCCTTGAACATGCTGTAAATTGTGTTGAAGATGACGACACTACAAAAAGGGTTGTAGAATTTTTGCTCAAGGAATGCAACGCAGGACAACAATTGATAAATACTCCAAACAAATATGATTCTGAACGGACTCCTCTTCATGTTGCTTCTCAGCGGGGTCACGCTAATACGTGTCATTTGCTTCTTGAGCACGGAGCTAATGCAGATGTTCAAGATGACCGAAAACGGACACCTCTGCACATTGCTTCTGCGAAGGGGCATGCTGACACGTGTCGTTTCCTTATTGAGCACGGAGCTAATGCAGATGTTCAAGATGACCGAAAACTGACACCTCTGCACATTGCTGTTGGGTGGGGAAAAGATGCAGTCGTAAATGTATTAATGAAACAAGAGAAAATTGGTGATGTACTTGAATTAAAAGACAAATGGGGAAAAAGCCCTTTAGATAGAGCGGTTGAGAAGAACGATATAAAATTAATAGCAAAGTTGATATCAAAGTTTAGATCCCCTGAAGATTATTTTGATAAAGTGGATCTGCAACAGCTTCTATGTTACTCTTTTCTGGAAGGGTCTGACCATATTGTTGACATTTTGTTAGAGAAGGGAACAAAACTGCCAGCTGGTGAATGTGATGATGAAGGAAAATCAGTTTTGCATTTGGCTGCTATGTGTGAAGATGCGGACAAAGCAATGACAATGTTCAACATTGCATTTGAACATATTGATAAAAACGAAAGCTTGGTGCTCAAGTGCGACAAAAGAGGGAGGACTGCTCTCCACGAGGCCGCTTTGAATGGAAATAAACAGCTCTGCTATCagttgatgttcaaaaatccaaaAGTAGCATATTTGAAAGACAGGGATGGCCGAAACCCTGTATATTACGCAGCTAGCTTCAAAACATAATGAGCAAGATATCATACAGAATTTGCGTAACGAATATTACAAGAAAGATATTTTTGTGCATGATTTCACAGACCGGAACGGCTTGACACCATTGCACATTGCTGCTTCACTAGGGAAAAAAGATTTAGTCGAATTCCTTGTTTCTACTGCAAAATATCTTGAGAGATATTCGAACAGAAGAGGTATTGTTGAACAAGATGACGTGAAATATTTGAAGAGAAGCGATTTCTTTGGTCAAACAGCTCTTCATAAGGCTGCAAATTGTGGAGACTATGATACAGTAGAAATTCTGTTGAAAGAAGGTGGCCATCCATTCGAAGAACGGGATTGTGATGGTAGGACTGCACTTCATTATGCCATGAAATCCAAAACTGAAGGAGACAAAAGAAAATTGATTGACTTGTTATTAGAGAAATGCAAAACCAGTGAAGAGAAATGGCTCTTCTTGTGGGCTTCTGCAGCAGGCTTAGGTACCGCTGACGAGAGTCTCAGCAATGATGATCCACTTCACCAATTCTTTATagataaaaagaaggaaattaaagaaaagttGACTACCAAGAATTTGTTGAAAACAGCTACTTCTGTGGGAAATATAGAAATGACCAAAGAATTGATTGCTAGAGGTTATCAATTTACGGATGTTCAACATAAAGAATGGAGTGAAACTTTAACACCAGAGAAAAAAGAGAATGTAAAGAAAGGTACCTTTTAAATCCTTCCCCTACTACATTATTCAGTATTTACATGATAACTGCCTTTAGATTTAAGGATGCCTCTTTTGTTTGCACTTTCAAAGCAACTCAAGAGGATTGCCGAACAGGCGAATGACCAACCGACTGTAGTAGACAATCTTGGTAAATGAAAATCAGCTCTTCTTTAACTCAGGATATATTGATCTTAACATTTCtcctattattttcttttatttgatCTTACGTTTTACAAATTGATCAGGGAGGACTGACTATGCGAAAGGCCTTGCTGCATTATTGTTGAATCCTTCCATAAAACCTCCCATTATTGTCGGAATCACCGGAACTTGGGGAATGGGAAAGTCGAGCTTGATGGCACAGGTATCATGTAATTGATTTTGAGGTTTATTGTAAACAACATTTTTTCATTGCAAATCACTTCATCTAAACTTTTTCCTGGCTTTTAAACAATTTAGACAGAAAGCATTTTGCTCCAAACAGCAGCTCAAATGGCATTGTTGCCATACGCAAAATTATCCGGTTCAGCTTCAGAATTGCCCAAGATCACAACCCCTGAATTTTccaaaaaagggaaaaagaaatatgaagaaatcAAGAGACATGTGGACTGTGAACGAAACggtaataaaattttattttgtaCCATCATGGATAAAATTTTGAGATGGATGAAGAAAAGCAACAAAAAAGAGCCCCCGGCGGAGGTAAAATTTCAATGCCAAAATAAATTTCACTACTACTTCATGATAAAAATTACAAATATTCATCATTGACTGACGAATTTGTTTGCCAGAACGGTCAAGACTCTCTCGCGGAATTCCTAAATAGCTATGATCCTAAATATCGTAAGATATTTAAAGCACTTGCTGCAATGGACAACACTGACATGGTAATAGTGCTAGCTTACCATAAAGGTGCTTTAGTTTTAAACAATTTAATTCTTGACACTCCGGGgaactttatattgttgaaagttaattCTTAATATCAAatctcattctttgttttcagttcaCAACAACAACGAGAGAAGATAAAGAACACCAAAGCACACATTCAAAGTCAATGTGGGAAATGGTGAGGATCTAAAGCTAGTTTAGAAATATTTTAATGTATTTTTATCTTAAAATGACTCACTTTCATTGCAGTTTACAACAAACCATCAAGGATCAAAATCAAGTCCCCAACAATCAATAACAGATTCTCTAGTACAGGAAAGCATCCCAGCAGTTTTGACTGTTCAGTATAATGCATGGAAATATAAAAATGAAACAGAAGCACTAGCAGGTATGGCAGTTGAAATCACCAAAGAGTTGGAGGGAACTATGACCGAGGCTCAATGGCTAAGCACTTGTTGGAGGAACACTTGGAATAAGAAGAAATACAATATATGGATTGAAATTATTTACCCATGTCTTCTTGCAGTGATTTTGGCATGCACAATTACTTGGATTTTATGGATAATTTTGGACAGGCTAGACAAGTTCAAGAATTGGACAATACCAAAATATGCATGTTTACCAATAAGTATAGTCATTATAGGATGGAATGTCACAAAATCAGTAATAGGCATTTTAAAACCAGTCAGTACTCAGCTAATGAGCTATATATCATTCCCTGATCATACGGATAAGTTGGGTTATCAAGAAAGGGTGATATCAGATATCTCTTTCTTGAAAGATGAAATTGGCAAACCGCCTTATATGGTTTTCAAAGCTTATTCCTGGGTATTCACTATGATTTCTACATTATGGCTCATATTTTTTGAGTGGTGGTTCACACCATTGTTTTTACATCCTAGAATCCTTGGAAAGACCATGCTGATTCCAAAAATAGCCCCTACATTTGGGACCAACCTACAAAtaattgtttttattgaagatcttGATCGTTGTCAAGAATCTGTGATTTTAGAGGtatttgttgagtttttttttttttttttgtctaacAAGAATATATAGTATAGTGTAGTAGCTGAAACAATATTTTTGTCTCATCCTAGATGTCTAATATAGTTATACATTTCATACAGGTTTTATCAGCTATCAATCTTGTTTTGGCAGTGTGTGAAATAAGTGTGGTGCTGGGAATTGACAAAGGACATATAGAAAGGGCTATAATTAAAAACCATGGTGATGTGGAAACCCGGTCATACAAAGATAATCAAGAAATAGCAGATAAGTATCTACAAAAAATAATACAACTTCCACTTGACCTCCCAGATCCTAGCGAAGAGCAATCTAGGGGAGTTTTCCCGAAACCAAGTGAGGGCATTGATTCAAAATTAAGACAAGGCGCAGGTATGGCCAAAttattaagataaaaaataatatttatatcaaGCAAGAATAAGTATTTATCTAATATTTTAGAGAAAGAGAACaattgttttattttttcttttaatttttaattttaaagatGTTAATAGTATTTTATGTCAAATATTTGTTAATGACAGCTGCTAAGAAGTCAACTTCGACATTTTGGGATTTTCCAGAAAGAGAAACTAGATCAGAAACTACAACAATTGCTGCCAATTGTAATAAAAAAGGGTTCCAACTTTTCAAACGACAAATTAAAAAAGTATTTTGTGGTAGGTGTCTAAATAAAATTAGAGAgtattatttgatttaattttttaaatatgttACAAATAATGTAAATTACTATGCAGATGTAAAATTAATTTATCATGAAGAAAAATGAATATATAAGTAGAATATAATAAACCGGTAAAAAAATTATGATTGTATtacttaattttttattattattaaaatttattaaatttttcaattttatttactAAAATGAGTTTCCCTTTATATTTCATCTAAGTGCCTACTATATAAAATATGATATGAAATTTATAGATacaaaaattattttctttattttaattaattgatttaactcAATGCTAATTTAGCCTGTTAACTCTATTGTAAAAAATTACATTTACCCCACACAACATTTTAAATATATGAGAttaaaaactaaaagaaaaaattGAGTTCACCTATTATTATTTGATGAGCAATCTCTTACTCCAAGTAGCTTTACATAAATTTACTTTTTCATAAATAGGAAGTAAAGACAAAACAGAAGCAACCAGAGATGCAGAGTCAAGACAATCACGAAGAGAAGCTCAACAAGAAGCAGCATCCATTGGTAAGCACGCTCCAAATAGAATATGTAATTAACAGACCGCCTTATGTAAGATTTTAAGttctatattttttataaaatttatttccagTAATAAAGACTATGACACATCTTAACATTTTTCAAATGTCTATGTAGACAACAAAAATTATTGGTGCCAGATTCCAATAACAGAGCTGCTGTTCGTCAGATATAGCAAAGGTGAACAAGATGCATTTTGTTACTTCCAGAATCTGGCAACAGATGGTAGAAAACTTCCTTGTGAGTGGAAACGTCATCTCACATATCATAGACTAGTGTGGTATATATTTTATCTTACGGGAGAAAACAAAGACCTACCGGGCTGGCAGGTACAATTGATCACATGGATATTTGTTTGTTGGGAATGGCGAGAAAACATGGACTTTGTTATTCAGGTATACCAAACTTCAATAATTCACTTTCTTGTGTGTCAATTTGAAGCTGATATATAAAGAGGATTCGACTATCAAGATACTGAAATTTACCTTTTTTCTACAGAACTGGAACCACATTAGGACTTTGAAAAGTTTGTCATCGAATGGACCTTCATTACAAATGATTGTAGAGCATTTTAtggaacttgataatgatgagcAGACCTTGAAGATGACAGGGACTAGCCATGGTGAAGAAGAAACGAAAATGATCAGTATTTCTAAGGACAATAATTTGGGAGCAGAAAGCAGTATTGATGGTCAGGAAAGAAACAAAAGGGATGGTCTACAAAAATTGGACACTGTTGTGAATGAGCAACTTAGTCCATTAGAGATAACCTTAAAAACTGAATTAGATAAGCTGAAGAAAGAAATTCAAGAGCTCAAAGATGGGGCCAGAAAAACTGAATTAGATATGCTGAAGAAAGAAATTAAAGAGCTAAAAGATGAGGTCAAGAAAGAAATTAAAGAGCTAAAAGATGAGTTCATGAAACAACATAGTGAGAAGAATGAAACGAGGGAGGAACAAAAGAGGATGAGGCTAAAACGTTGGGATACAATGAGGTCAGCATTGGACAAATATGACGTATCTATGGAAGGCATCCAGGCTTTTCAAAGGTTTAGATTTTACTGCATAGCTGGGCATCTCACATGGCCTTTTCCTGAACAAGTTCAGAGACAAAAGAACATTGATAATTATGAGGATTGATAGTTCTGATGTAATTTCTTCCacaatattaaataattgggaGCAAGGTGcagataattatttatgaatttataGGAGCAAGAAATATATGTTTTTAGCTTTCATGCAGACTATGTTTTTGGAAGTGTTTTGCTGTAGTAAAAACTTATATATACTGATACAATTTGTAAGGCT contains the following coding sequences:
- the LOC131065933 gene encoding uncharacterized protein LOC131065933, which gives rise to MDFVIQNWNHIRTLKSLSSNGPSLQMIVEHFMELDNDEQTLKMTGTSHGEEETKMISISKDNNLGAESSIDGQERNKRDGLQKLDTVVNEQLSPLEITLKTELDKLKKEIQELKDGARKTELDMLKKEIKELKDEVKKEIKELKDEFMKQHSEKNETREEQKRMRLKRWDTMRSALDKYDVSMEGIQAFQRFRFYCIAGHLTWPFPEQVQRQKNIDNYED